In Juglans microcarpa x Juglans regia isolate MS1-56 chromosome 4S, Jm3101_v1.0, whole genome shotgun sequence, a single window of DNA contains:
- the LOC121262598 gene encoding uncharacterized protein LOC121262598 isoform X1, with protein MAVSVRLMATIVAFCGIVSFIFGVIAENKKPASGTPITGKGVVVCKYPSDPTVALGYLSVVFLIATTVAGYLSLFYPYKGRSIPQAALFKSTSFVVFFNIAIFTAGLAGTLLLWPTITEQIHLARNVHHNLNTDCPTAKTGLLGGGAFLSLDASLFWLIALMLADNAREDYFDETGKDGVVEQGQVFLDDYDTRAPAKGSV; from the exons ATGGCTGTTTCCGTGAGATTAATGGCCACGATAGTAGCATTTTGTGGTATCGTTTCCTTCATATTTGGAGTTATTGCAGAAAACAAAAAG CCAGCATCTGGAACTCCAATCACAGGGAAAGGTGTTGTTGTCTGCAAGTATCCCTCTGATCCTACTGTTGCTTTGGGGTATTTGTCTGTAGTATTTCTCATTGCGACTACCGTGGCTGGGTATTTGTCTCTGTTTTACCCTTACAAAGGAAGATCTATTCCACAAGCTGCTTTATTTAAAAGCACCAGTTTTGTTGTATTCTTCAACATTGCTAT ATTTACTGCTGGATTAGCTGGAACACTGCTATTATGGCCGACAATCACCGAGCAGATTCATCTTGCACGCAATGTGCATCACAATCTCAACACGGATTGCCCAACTGCCAAGACTGGTCTCCTTGGTGGTGGTGCTTTTTTATCCCTCGATGCATCCCTATTCTGGTTGATTGCTCTTATGCTTGCTGACAATGCTCGAGAGGACTACTTTGACGAAACAGGAAAGGATGGTGTCGTGGAGCAGGGTCAGGTTTTCCTAGATGATTATGATACACGTGCACCTGCAAAGGGCAGCGTGTGA
- the LOC121262598 gene encoding uncharacterized protein LOC121262598 isoform X2 — protein MRDSSHCNCPSLSITLPASGTPITGKGVVVCKYPSDPTVALGYLSVVFLIATTVAGYLSLFYPYKGRSIPQAALFKSTSFVVFFNIAIFTAGLAGTLLLWPTITEQIHLARNVHHNLNTDCPTAKTGLLGGGAFLSLDASLFWLIALMLADNAREDYFDETGKDGVVEQGQVFLDDYDTRAPAKGSV, from the exons ATGAGAGATTCATCTCACTGTAATTGCCCTAGCCTTTCAATAACACTG CCAGCATCTGGAACTCCAATCACAGGGAAAGGTGTTGTTGTCTGCAAGTATCCCTCTGATCCTACTGTTGCTTTGGGGTATTTGTCTGTAGTATTTCTCATTGCGACTACCGTGGCTGGGTATTTGTCTCTGTTTTACCCTTACAAAGGAAGATCTATTCCACAAGCTGCTTTATTTAAAAGCACCAGTTTTGTTGTATTCTTCAACATTGCTAT ATTTACTGCTGGATTAGCTGGAACACTGCTATTATGGCCGACAATCACCGAGCAGATTCATCTTGCACGCAATGTGCATCACAATCTCAACACGGATTGCCCAACTGCCAAGACTGGTCTCCTTGGTGGTGGTGCTTTTTTATCCCTCGATGCATCCCTATTCTGGTTGATTGCTCTTATGCTTGCTGACAATGCTCGAGAGGACTACTTTGACGAAACAGGAAAGGATGGTGTCGTGGAGCAGGGTCAGGTTTTCCTAGATGATTATGATACACGTGCACCTGCAAAGGGCAGCGTGTGA